From the genome of Phytohabitans rumicis, one region includes:
- a CDS encoding Gfo/Idh/MocA family protein has translation MSDAVALIGFGYWGPNLARNLQSHAGDRWRYLVELSEERGAKAAGLYPDVRVTADLAEVLDDPAVGAAVVATPAATHAPLTRRLLAAGKHVLVEKPLALSTVDAVELATLADDRGLTLMVGHTFEYVPAVRRMKELVDGDAFGDLLYLHSQRLNLGRIQSDINAFWSIGPHDVSIANYLVGQRPEWAAAEGRATSTPGWRTWRS, from the coding sequence GTGAGTGACGCCGTCGCGCTGATCGGGTTCGGGTACTGGGGACCCAACCTCGCGCGCAACCTGCAGTCCCACGCCGGCGACCGGTGGCGGTACCTGGTGGAGCTGTCCGAGGAGCGCGGGGCGAAGGCCGCCGGCCTGTACCCGGACGTGCGGGTCACCGCGGACCTCGCCGAGGTGCTCGACGACCCGGCCGTGGGCGCCGCCGTCGTGGCCACCCCGGCGGCCACGCACGCGCCGCTGACCCGCCGGCTGCTGGCGGCCGGCAAGCACGTCCTGGTCGAGAAGCCGCTCGCGCTGTCCACCGTGGACGCCGTCGAGCTGGCCACGCTCGCCGACGACCGCGGCCTGACGCTGATGGTCGGGCACACCTTCGAGTACGTCCCGGCGGTGCGCCGGATGAAGGAACTGGTGGACGGCGACGCGTTCGGCGACCTGCTCTACCTGCACTCGCAGCGGCTCAACCTCGGGCGGATCCAGAGCGACATCAACGCGTTCTGGTCGATCGGGCCGCACGACGTGTCGATCGCCAACTACCTGGTCGGGCAGCGGCCCGAGTGGGCGGCGGCGGAGGGGCGCGCTACCTCAACGCCCGGGTGGAGGACGTGGCGTTCGTGA